A stretch of the Mycobacterium sp. ITM-2016-00317 genome encodes the following:
- a CDS encoding TetR/AcrR family transcriptional regulator, giving the protein MALLAEEGPRGLSHLKVDRRAGVPDGTTSFYYRTRTALLHGVADQLVRYDAQAFSEVFKDAPNSAGDVLMKVLAEQVLRIRREPQMSRTRARLELTMLGRVDAEIAAGFRQVSETYRALVERAVIAMQNDRGDTLDRELLDEQASVVLTYIRGLVFAFANDSPEEMSRDDIARQIRAVVLGVAAERAEIG; this is encoded by the coding sequence ATCGCGTTGTTGGCCGAGGAAGGCCCCCGCGGCCTGAGCCACCTGAAGGTCGACAGGCGCGCCGGCGTGCCGGACGGCACCACGTCCTTCTACTACCGGACCCGCACGGCGCTGCTGCACGGCGTCGCCGACCAGCTGGTCCGCTATGACGCGCAGGCGTTCTCCGAGGTCTTCAAGGACGCGCCCAACAGCGCAGGCGACGTGCTGATGAAGGTGCTCGCCGAGCAGGTCCTGCGGATCCGCCGGGAACCCCAGATGTCGCGCACCCGGGCACGGTTGGAGCTGACCATGCTGGGCCGGGTCGACGCCGAGATCGCCGCCGGCTTCCGGCAGGTCTCCGAGACCTATCGCGCGCTGGTGGAGCGGGCGGTCATCGCGATGCAGAACGACCGGGGTGACACGCTGGACCGCGAACTGCTCGACGAGCAGGCCTCGGTGGTGCTGACCTATATCCGCGGGCTGGTGTTCGCGTTCGCCAACGACTCGCCCGAGGAGATGAGCCGGGACGACATCGCACGGCAGATCCGCGCGGTCGTCCTCGGCGTGGCCGCCGAGCGGGCCGAGATCGGCTGA